A DNA window from Arachis hypogaea cultivar Tifrunner chromosome 18, arahy.Tifrunner.gnm2.J5K5, whole genome shotgun sequence contains the following coding sequences:
- the LOC140181305 gene encoding uncharacterized protein, with the protein MSDDEINQLCLMDIDKILHSYGKTLKDYPPMPLAIEVDSSLLTERVIREKLNFNRDYLKKNASNMGFFFVYGYGGTGKTFLWNLMSAEIRSRGDIVLNIASSGIASLLLPNGRMAHSRFKIPLNITEDSLCNIKPGSRQAMMLLKAKLIIWDEAPMVSRYCYEALDKCLGDIMRFSPTYNKDFSFVGKVVVLGGDFRQILPAISRESR; encoded by the exons ATGTCAGATGATGAGATTAATCAGTTGTGCTTAATGGATATAGACAAGATCTTACATTCTTATGGTAAAACCTTGAAAGACTATCCTCCTATGCCTTTAGCAATTGAAGTTGATAGTTCATTGTTAACCGAAAGGGTTATCAGGGAAAAGCTAAACTTTAACAGGgattatttaaagaaaaatgccTCAAACAT GGGTTTTTTCTTTGTGTATGGTTATGGGGGTACTGGAAAAACATTTCTCTGGAACCTTATGTCTGCTGAGATTCGCTCAAGGGGTGATATTGTGTTAAACATTGCTTCAAGTGGTATTGCATCTTTACTTCTTCCCAATGGAAGAATGGCACACTCAAGGTTCAAAATACCGCTGAATATAACTGAGGATTCTTTATGTAACATCAAACCTGGTTCTCGTCAAGCAATGATGCTGTTGAAAGCCAAACTTATAATTTGGGATGAGGCTCCAATGGTTAGTAGGTACTGTTATGAAGCGCTTGATAAATGCTTAGGTGATATCATgaggttttctccaacatataacAAAGATTTTTCCTTTGTAGGAAAAGTGGTTGTACTAGGTGGAGACTTTAGACAAATTCTTCCTGCCATTTCACGAGAATCAAGATAA
- the LOC140181306 gene encoding uncharacterized protein, with protein MRLSVGTTASDQDETEQFDEWLLKVCDGLTCDNMDGESEICRQGDIVTPSSDQAFDELVHFSYPNILDNMSSKDFFKARTIVAPTLDIIEEVNNHLMTIIPGGKKLYLSSDSICMDKRNMESQLDLYDPKLLNSINYSDLPPHKLILKVGDPVMLLRNIDQSSGLCNGTRLQVRKLGNHVIECEVLTDNNVGHITLTSRMNMVPTNETVPVRFQQRQFSIIVSFAMTINKSQRSLKVFTHSQLYVALSRVKSKRSLKVLLMNHVGMSANSTINVVYREVFEKIEF; from the coding sequence ATGAGACTCTCTGTAGGGACGACTGCTTCAGATCAAGATGAGACAGAGCAATTTGATGAGTGGTTATTGAAAGTTTGTGATGGTCTAACATGTGACAATATGGATGGTGAATCTGAGATATGTCGTCAAGGAGATATTGTTACTCCTTCTTCGGACCAggcatttgatgagttggttcatttttcttatccaaatattttaGATAACATGTCCTCAAAGGATTTTTTCAAAGCAAGAACTATTGTGGCTCCCACGCTGGACATCATTGAAGAGGTCAACAACCATCTGATGACTATCATTCCTGgaggaaaaaaattatatcttagttCGGATTCGATTTGTATGGATAAAAGGAATATGGAGAGTCAACTAGATCTCTATGATCCTAAATTATTGAATAGCATAAATTACTCTGATTTGCCTccacataaattaatactcaaggtTGGTGATCCGGTGATGTTACTGAGGAATATTGACCAATCCAGTGGTCTTTGTAATGGTACAAGGCTACAAGTTAGGAAGCTTGGAAATCATGTCATAGAATGTGAAGTCTTAACGGATAACAATGTTGGTCATATTACTTTGACTTCAAGAATGAATATGGTACCAACAAATGAAACCGTCCCAGTTAGATTCCAACAAAGACAGTTTTCCATAATAGTATCGTTTGCCATGACAATTAATAAGTCTCAGAGAAGTTTAAAAGTTTTTACACATAGTCAACTATATGTGGCactttcaagagttaagagtaagagaagtTTAAAAGTTTTACTTATGAATCACGTAGGAATGTCTGCAAATTCAACCATCAATGTTGTTTATAGAGAAGtatttgaaaaaatagaattctAA